From the Vespa velutina chromosome 5, iVesVel2.1, whole genome shotgun sequence genome, the window GGTCTTCCAAGCTGTTGATTCACTCGACGACGTTTCACAGTCAGTGTGatttttccaataaatatGCACTTTAATGACATTCAACAAGCGAATTCTTGAATAAAACGAGTACATTCGTCTTTATAttggtcttttctttttacatatatacgaaattACAGCGTCGTGGCGTTTCCGAAATCAGACAAACCGAGGTGCATCCATGCTCTTCCGCGTCCATTGGAGAATGCTTCCCGCCTTGATCTAATCACACTATATTTTCTAAGAAACAATGGAATATCTTTTTAGTCACTCGCGTTAAATACGTAACAATGAAGAACGTTAGATGGtcatatttaaacgataaatacaaagataatagctatttaaaattcattaaagaAACTGCTTGGCAGCGCGAAGTTTTGCAGGAACGCCAAAGAAGTGATGGGCGCCGGGCAGGCGTGCTTATAGGTGGCGCTAGTAGCCTTTCGGGCATACGTCTATCCGATTGGTCGAGTCGTATGACACAGCTGGCGCTCAGCTGATTCATTTGTAGCACACACTTGCATTTACATTCACTGATAAGGGACGCGCGCGCGAAACGATGCAACACCATGCAACTCGCGCCCCTGACCCACGCGGGAAAATACGCGCGCCCGCCTAAAtccttttccctctcccttcttATTCCGCAACCCCCAcccactcattctctctttttctttacacgACGCGTCATCCAATCGACATAACAGAAGACGTTCGACGACGACTCACGACCGTCGTCTTTCGTAAAGATACACTCTTTGCCACGTGTCGAGCACGGTGACCCTTTTCGAATTAAGCGCGAAGGccgattttatatttcttttagatttagaaattctttgggtatttaatgtaataacCGATGGAGATAGATCTTGGTATGCATCTTATAAGACTTATACATTACTTACATTTTTGGTTTCatccaattattttttaagaattcgTTTTTGTTTCCATATTTTAcgtgaattatattattaattattaaaattttgctAACTCTTAAAATTTGTGAACATTCTTAAGTtcagaaaataatcgaaagaatGCTTACGgttgacatttatttataataaaaataaaaattcttgtgacaatattaatatattcaataaattttagaatgtcttatatgaatgaaatacgttgaaaaaaataaaattcttcatttAACACAAAACCTTTAgaatatattcgtaaaataGTATTCTCTgacgaaagtaaataaaagtatagcatttttttagtataattatatataattttctataatataagtTTTCAGTACGAttgttgataaaataaaataatttttaaattagtttaataaattaaaaaattatttataaattataaaatagaagtatttcttttttctattaatttatactaagctatgaaagatcgaaaagtattgatgataaaatcgaaaattatcATATCGATAATCcaaacatttttatcgatcgttattgTAAACGTGAACATTTAGGAAATCATCTACTACGTGGCGCTTTGATCAATATTAAAGCTATAACTGATTTTATCATCTATCTGTACACTATAGGTGAACGTCATTTTACAActcaacacacacacatgcaaaTATGTATGCTTGACGATTTCGTACATGTATGCCAAGTTCGATGCAAGTATGTACGGAAATTTGGTGTGGATGGGGATGATGGTGAGGGGTAAAGGATTCTAGGGGGAAAGACGAAATGCAAGAATGCGATGTGCAATGTCGAACGGCAAACACGAGGAAGACACTATCGTGCCACTGAATATGACAGTTAGGTGCGctctttcatttattgtaATTTCGATAAGATAATCTATAATTATCTACAGATAATTATACTTTGCATTCTACTACTATTTTACACATGATCACGTgttaaatacaaatacataaatatttttgctaagattgaagaattttttttaaatataggaTAAATATAGGATGTCTGtcttaaataaatcatttcaaaattatatatatatatatatatatatatatatatatatatatatatattgattaatcataattattataaggaTTATAGTTAGTTCAgttttaatatatgttattgttaataaattgaaatgtgtcaaataataaattgaaggaataacattctttctttacaatatctattttttatgaagcattttttataaagtaacAAAGAAACTATAGGATAGATAAATagcattataaaatattttgttaatttaagaaatgaaaaagaaaaacgatttaaataGAACGATCGATACTAATGATATTTGAAGGGTACACGATTGATACATACGGTCCTGGTTTTCTGGAAATCGTCAGCGGTCCGGGGCCATTAAACGCGTTATATGTGTCTTGCAATTTGATCCCACGGTGCAAAGAGTACACTCGATCGGAGAAGTAATTTACGCAAATTCCTGGACATCTCTGGGATCTCTGCAGGTGGGCCTCCTGAATTTCTTCTCGATCTTCGATGGTTTGATATCACACACAGTGATagttattttatcgtattgtCTACATCTAGAAGACcagaaattaatcaaataaaagaggaagaatccAGAACGACAAGATTTCGCATAATCCAGGAGCTAATTTTGCTTCTGCTAATTCGCCTGTGACGAAAATTTATCGGTAATGAATTTTTGTTGGTGTTGTTAAAATATGACGAATTTCTTactaatatcaaaatattctaataatttaatgcGATTGAATGACATTTGATTTTCAATTCGATTTTGGATTTTGTAAAAAAGTGTTCTAAGAAATTGTGTTtggtttatcttttctttttttttttacataaagatTTTACACATtcagatatatattatgcagttatgttatataataggtataatcatatttacaGTGTAAATGAACGTGTAATTTTGAGAAGTAATGCAAGGCATGATGCCAGTTAAGACAAAATCTCGTATTCCTGAGACAATGGGAGTAACGAATGGATTAGTGGATGCTAGAGCAAAGCAGGTTTTGAGAGAGGCAGTAGACGCAGTTGTCAATAGTTTTGCTAAACATACTCAGGGTTATGGAAGAGGtgtgtattaattttttcattctatatagaagaaatataatttaaattgtataaaataattattcatgttataaaatttgtatgatacacttataatattataatatatttagtgAATGTGGTAGAGGCGCTGCAAGAATTCTGGCAAATGAAGCAAAGCAGAGGCACAGAATTAAGAAATGGAGCATTAGTAATTTATGAATCCGTCCCAGGTGCTAGTCCACCATATGTTTGCTATGTGACCCTTCCTGGAGGATCTTGTTTTGGAAGTTTTCAAAATTGTCCCACAAAAGCTGAAGCACGTAGATCAGCGGCAAAAATAGCATTGATGAATTCAGTGTTCAATGAACATCCATCACGAAAAATTACAGATGATTTCATAGAGAAAGCTGTAGCTGAAGCAAGAGCAAGTTTCGCAAAACCTTCGACTACGCCTAATGGTGTTAGCAATCAAACTCAAGTAATTTCTTATGTGTGAAATATTAACACTTTGTGATCGAATGTTGCCGCAAaggcgataaaaaataatttcgttatcTATATCATCAttaggtttttttttcaatctgacaattttattttgatttaattgaaattatttttgccACTTTTACGACGATATTCAACCTAATGAATAGAAATGTGAGGCATTCGAATGCaaagggtatatatatatatatatgtaataataataatatagataaaaatatatctaagatTGAATGTATTTTTAGGGAAATGGTGATGATAAAGAAGATCCAAATACTGGAATTGGTGCATTCCGTTTTATGTTAGAATGTAATCGTGGGAGAACAATGTTAGAATTTCAAGAGCTTATGACAGTTTTCCAGTTACTTCATTGGAATGGTTCATTGAAAGCTATGCGAGAAAGACAGTGTAGTAGACAAGAAGTAGTAGCGCATTATAGTCACCGTGCATTAGATGATGACATGCGTAGTCAAATGGCACTTGATTGGGTTGCCAGAGAACACGAAAGTGGTGGTGGGGTTGTTGCAATGGAATTAGCTTTAGCGGAAAGAGAACTCGAAACGGCGCGTTTAGCAGGACGCGAACTTAGATttccaaaggaaaaaaaagatatactaATGTTGGCTCATGCTCAAGTTTGTCCTCAATGAATTATTTGAGGTAACATACTTTTTGAGACTTTATGAGACTGGTTTTTTGAAAATTGgatcatttaaaaagataagcAATTTCTGTGCTTT encodes:
- the LOC124949062 gene encoding protein limb expression 1 homolog, producing the protein MQGMMPVKTKSRIPETMGVTNGLVDARAKQVLREAVDAVVNSFAKHTQGYGRVNVVEALQEFWQMKQSRGTELRNGALVIYESVPGASPPYVCYVTLPGGSCFGSFQNCPTKAEARRSAAKIALMNSVFNEHPSRKITDDFIEKAVAEARASFAKPSTTPNGVSNQTQGNGDDKEDPNTGIGAFRFMLECNRGRTMLEFQELMTVFQLLHWNGSLKAMRERQCSRQEVVAHYSHRALDDDMRSQMALDWVAREHESGGGVVAMELALAERELETARLAGRELRFPKEKKDILMLAHAQVCPQ